TGAAGGCCAAGGTCACGGGGTTCATCGAAGGTGAAGATGGGAGCAAGAGGCCGGGGACTGGGATCGGCTTCAAAGGTACAATACTGACATGCAGGTGTAAGAATCGAACAGGGGGTCTGACCCCAGTTCTGACTGTTAAGAAAAGAAAGGCTTTGGCTTTGAGTTTGAATGGACTTCCCTATAGCTGTCGATTTTACCTACTACTTGCCaagaatgttgtttttgtgagtgtttgtatgtttgtgtgcgaCAGCGTGAGAAAGCCTTGATGtatttttgtgatatttggAATATGAGTAGGTCGTAGTTCTATGAGAAAATTATTAGATTCTGGACATCCTAGCAGCTTGTTAAGGTGTTCTGCAAATGAACTTGATATGTTCTAGACATGCCTCTTGCACAAGAGAATAATAAGTAGtatatgtttgggtcccctatcCGCTTTTTCTGAACTGAATTCAAAAGAGAagaactcaagaaggggttgacagatcatgacttttggtatgtttCTTGTGTATTTTCCAGTGACCTATCTGGACCAGGAGCTGTTGGTTCCCACAGATGCCTTCGTGGATGAGCTGGCTGATCCTGACCAGCTGGACGATGACTGGATGCACAGCGGGGAGGCAGTACCAGCTAAGGTGGGTAGATCACCTGAAGTCTTGGGATCAGGGTTAAGAAAGGATTGAGATTAAGATTAGGGTGATGGATATGGTCAGCAACTAGCTGGACAATGGCTGGATGCACAGTGGACAGGCCGTACGAGCCAAGGTGGGTTTAAGAATTAAGATTTGGGATATGGCAAGCTTAAGGAGTAACTTTCTTTTGCTTGATGTTTTGTTCTACTTACAGTTTCTTTAAAACATGATGACAAGAACCCTATGTATGGTCTTGACTCATGAATAACAGACATATAGAGAGTATTATAGGGCAAAAAGAACTGGATCATTTTACTCTGTTGTCTACTTGTGTCCCATGGGCCTCCATAGAATAATGCAATCTGTCAAGAATTCAAATGTCTTATGGGGACTTTGAAAAGGacaataacaattttttttgttagagGACACAAAACTTTTGTCAaatttttgcattgaaatgtcTTGAGTGTTTCAATCATATGGCGATCCAACATGTGGGATGGCTAAAACCTTGGTCATAAAAACTGAGGAgataaaatacagtcaaacctgtattaggggccacctctacagaggggccacctgtccatagtggccactttttgtcggtcccttgggtattttatctacaagttgccacctctatacagaggccacctgtctatagtggccacatttgtccggtcccttgagtagccactatagacaggtttgactgtagtagtcTATGTGTCTCGTTTCTGATTTCACAGAGATAACTAAATATGATTCCCCTCCCCAGGTGTTTGCAGTTCTGCGAGAGTTTTACGATGGCGCCATCTTCACCAACATCCGGAGCTTTGGAGACATCTGGTGTGACCTGCGCTACGATGTGGGGGACGAAGGGTtcaagaaagagaagagaaagGTAAGTTTGATGTGTGAGTGATATACTGAAGTTGTTTTGACAAgattgtgtggcccaagggcttcagAAATGGATATGTTCTTAATGTAACTTTGCTGGGACCTAATAGATACATTGaagtaacgctggttcacctttatccactgattaacctatatccgtagtATTTAAATTGAGGGTAGTTactggggatatcaagtcaatggacggtaTTTTCAACCTGCAATGTTTTTAAATcaccgacttgatatcccttgaTAACCTGTTCTTAAATACAACTGTTAAAAAAGGATAaaaaggatataggttaccccacggataaaggtgaactagtgttacagtGAATCTTGTTTCTACAAATTCATGACACTGAAAATATGCTACTGATGTATTCGTACTGTATTACAGGGTTTTGTGTACTATCAACCATAAACTGTTAAcaccacaaaaacctcctttcttGTTCTACCAAGAAATAAAGTCCCCATGAGAATAATTGAGTTTACTGTGAGCAAAGGGCTAAACTTTTAGACACTTAGAGACACTGTAATTTTAACCTTTGTTATATTGGTTGGATTGGAAGGTGACAGCAGCCATGAAGAAGGACTACATCAGCAACCCGCCCAAGATCAAGAAGATCAAATCCTTCCCGAAGGTGGACACAAGTGAGCGGCTGTGGAACGTGCACTCTTCAGCCTACCCTCTCATGCAGGTAAAAACGCTAAAAACAcctccgaaaataatttcatcaggttggtagaatatatgagatatataggagaattcttgaacacaaccaaaattaaacttacttgcttacgtttcggtgtctatcagacaccttcctcagagcttctgactggagttctgcttctcgtcgctagacaccgaaacgtaagtttaattttggttgtgtacaagaattctcctatattatACTAAAAACACCTTTTTCCACCgggtaatctatatccattgtacTTGAAATtagggtatttagagatatctacatctacatagcTACAACCCCCAGATAATCCCatcaggggcaaagtagggTAGAGTTGAGGTACCTGGCTAAGGCAGGCAAGGCTCAAGCCTGGCACAGAATGACCCGCAATATTAGGTAGACAGagtttttttcaaattattgcagtttgaaaccactgtctgttgaCTTGGTAGCCATCaatcagcgttcccgccaggttcttgaaagtatgcgtccaaatattggggaggggggtagtgagcgccggaggcgcgagacgagcgccgcaggcgctcgctttctaggggggtccgggggcatgctcccccgggaaaatttggattttcaaaccctctaaaacacaatttcctgcaatttgagaggaaaatcatgcgcttgagattggatgtcggttgcctcttttactcccgttATTCAGTAATCGACGACCGCCCTCTCGAaccccaaaaatacgttatatgaaaaaaaaaaactataagcacagggaatcagccttccgtgatctggccagGGTATAATTTGTCCAGACATAAaaaatttttgatgcttcgcaacagggctctagccagttcgtcagcccatggaaaaattttgccaattttttccgtcattgaataaaaaaaaggtctAACGTTACCGagtcgtgcgatcgatgttgcgccctcccgcatcaaatagttttccgagacgataaaataacgacgcCATCacgcacattttgtattttttttctatttttcccgatgattttactcaaaattttcgtatcggtggggttttacaaggccgtgccgtcattttccacgaccgtgcgacctcaggtaaccccgttttcggcgtgaaatctttggctggatttctttttaaatagaccaagaacgttatacattactcgaaggaggacgatatGCTGCCTTTTTGgtagtgatcagtgccggtgtagccttgaagcagtagccagaaagacgcacgtcccaacgtgctgggcgttGCGATCGACgatccgtctggggaggggggcgtgccgcgccatgtgccacggaggccagtgccagtgcacagccgactcgatcgacgcttgacaacaatattgcggccccttttctgccacaaattttgtctttttgaaacatcagaaattttgcaaataacaaataaagtgtacagttttggattcttcacttatttaccgcgcaccgcttttttaacttggataaatggggacactttaatagtaaattgttagcagctagggaagaaacttgccagGCGACACGGTCGgctaccaatatcacaaaacaacgtcacgtgcgcaTAATACTccgtaacttttgttttttttcccggtgaccaatgacagagtacaacattacatttatcaaacgctgattggttattaagatgattggatttggacctggtggccaatctagactgcttggcgccggtGGCCTGTTgccaaagataccgactgccaatcaattgcccacagcgtgagaacttttgttgagatgtgcaacactcgcacagaacagtttgtttgctcaatactagtattacccacacatctttaacaaatacgtgaaaatgaggataagtaagtatcatgttaaaatcagaatataaaatctatatAAGATTTCTTCCAGACGAGTGTTagagaatgctgactgtcagatgtatgtcacggactacaaaaaattacattgcgcaacggacagctcagactggcgcgtggctgggtgtgtcgtacatgggtccgctagttgtaaaacgtgccgcgcttcgccccatgcccagactattgggatgaccggaaagtgaacaatttgaagtgtaaattgtaaaggtaggattccttcttataaacaCAGATTTTtgaaagattccagatacattttgtacactggtggtacaggtcagcctttctttcagatttttttatggacgcattcagccgagccgaatgcgtctttccagaaaaacatgcgtccaaagacgcaaagacgtatgcctggcgggaacgctgccaTCAATACACTGTTTTTGATACAAAGGATATAGGTAACCTTGCCGACAAAAGTGCACCAGCATTGCTGTAGTCAAACTTGTGCAAATCAATTCAGGTGCATCATCACCATGTTTAGAAGACTTGATAGTGTATTGTAACACAAAATAACAGGTAAGTTATCCTGGACCTGTTCAAGACTCTCTTTTCTTTGTACAGAGAAATCGTCTGCAAACTTCAATGTGTAAATTGTATAAAAGATACAACTGTGTTGAATTTGTTCTTCCTTTGTTGCTCCAGATGTCCCTGGCCTTCCACACGTACCTGGCATCGCTCGGCCAGTTCCCGTTTGAGGTCAAGTTGAAGTATGGAGGTGGGATCGTCACAACAACTGGGATGGTGCCTTACAAGGCTAACAAGTACTTCCAGGTGGGTTCCTTGTCATGCTTAGAACTAAAAGAGTATGAAAAAttctttgatatacatgtagagtgAATGGTTGGTAAATCTTGTGGCCTTTGATGAGGCCGTGTGGGCAGAAGGTCATTATCTACTGTATCCAGGGCACAGTCactccctctccttccactgcttTATACTTCACCAAATGAAGTCAGGTACCTGCTTTTACAACTGACTGGAGTGAAAGTCATTTTAAGctcctttcccaaggacacaacattggtggcatgtcaggggtttcaaacccaggacctctgggccaAACAGCCAACACGACACCCCAAAATGCTGTACTGTTAAAATATAATGCTAATGAAAAAAGCATACTGTTATTGTAAGCTATAACATTTAGCAAAATATACTTTTAATGGAAAAACTGCATCCATGGAAAAATGCACAGTCTAGTACCCTTGGATAATAATTAAGCTTGCCTGATGCCGCAGTGATGGTACTTTTGATTGTACAGGGCATTCGGCCATGTCTTAATACCTGGTGTTAAtatttctttccatttcttaGGAGTCTCGCGGAGTATATGTTACCATCGACCTCCCAAGCGCATCAGGGGAGCCCCCTAGCAAGAAGTCGAAGAACTGCATCACGAAGCACGTTGCCATGAGTGTCCACGGCGTGGAGGCCTGCGATTCGACCCCTGACCCCGTGAAGAGGTACCTTGAGGATATAGACACACTGATGGGGTATCAGGGCCTGTGCGTGGACAAGTGGCGCTTCGAGCAGTGCAGGCTGCTTCCCAAGGACATGTACTCTGGGGGGTGGAGATACTAGCGCTGCTGActtaacctttattcgtggggtagcctatatccatgGTTTTTAGAATGGAATTTTATAGGGATACCCAAGAACATGTACTCTGGAGGGTGGAGATACTATTGTAGCTCAGActtaacctttatctgtggggtagcctatatccattgttttttttaaacggaaTTATGTTAGCCCAAGTGGCGCTTCGAGCACCTGCTACCAAAGAACATGTGCTCTAGGGGGTGGAGATACAgatgtaacctttatctgtggggtaacctttatccattgtttttaaagacagtCTTTAGGGATATCAGGTTGACAGACGGtttcaaattcaaatcatttttactagtacatcatagTTAGAAGGAACCGTCATCTTGATAATGTATCTTCTACCATAGCCAATACTGAtatctaaacaaaaaaacaacaaaatgcaaaCCTTTTTTTACACCAAGGTTTCTTTTTTAGAAGTATTTCACCATGTACAAAGAATAAATCCTATAATATTTCttgatatcattttgtattgtacagaTCATTTCTGGCTCTCCTCACTTTTATCATCCTTAAGAGAACTACATGTGATATTTAAACATTGTGACAAAATTGTACAGTTGAAATGATCTACATGGTCTTAATTCTTCTCTTGAAACAGTAAGGAATTTTTAGCAGGCCTGAAATGAAGGAACATAATATGTACTGACTTAGTTTAGGTCTAACATCTAGAAATATGGTAGTGACAGTCAAATACAGCAGAGGTATAAAATAACCAGGAGTTTAGTGCATCATCAACTAGTATCATGGCAAATTAGTACCAATACCTATACTTATCACAACCACAAGCCATTTTTACACtaagttttcattttttggaaGAAATCCTTGTAGTTGATTCCACCTTGTACAAATAAATCCTATTTCTTACTACCAATTCTGTATTGCATAGATCATTTTTATCTCACCACACTTTTATACTTTAAAGAAATAGAGTATCTACTGGAATATACTTGCGGTGCTCACTTCGCcattaacttaaaaccactgtgggAATGCTTGCTCTGTCTTCTGCTCAGCTTGTTTCAACCTAAAACTCAAAACCACCTAAAACACTCCATTTTATCCCTTCCACGAAAATGGAATCCTTGCAAACTCAAATCCTTTTACAGtacataaacattgtaacaactacaatgtacagttACCAAGACTCTACACCATCATAAATGCTTGTTCAACACAACAAGATGCGGTATTGATATGTCCCAGCAAAATCTCAACCAATATTGATATGTTCAAGCTAAGTCTCAACCATACCTAACTCTACATTGCACATAACATACATATTCAACTAAACATTTCACATAagttggaccccaaaaataacGACACCTGTTTGGAAACGTCGCGTATACACTTCTCTATTGTGTGCCCTCCACAAGATTTTACTTCAGCAAACTCATTTCTTTCTActccaaaaaaagtacattgaaactTGGCTGTAAACAGAACTGATTTTACAATATCCTCCCCCTACAAAGTTTCTGGGTCTACACTTCCTACACGAGTCCACACCGTATCTGGTCCTTTGTCAACAACACTCATCTCTGCAAAATCTATGTAACCGTCTTGGTCCAGATCATGTTCGGTCAGCAACTTGTCTACCAAACCCTCCGCCTGAAGTACAAGAAGAAACCAATGAAACTGGGCTGGAAGCAAAATTGATTTTACAATATCCTCCCCCTACAAAGTTTCTGGGTCTACACTTCCTACACGAGTCCACACCGTATCTGGTCCTTTGTCAACGACACTCATCTCTGCAAAATCTATGTAGCCATCTTGGTCCAGGTCATGTTCGGTCAGCAACTTGTCTACCAAACCCTCCGCCTGAAGTACAAGAGGAAACCAATAAAGTAAATAAATTAGATCATTTGAAACTTAAATTGTAAGATGATTTGCTTCTAAGATGAGAAAAAGTTGAAATGTATCTAGTAACATTTTACTTGTAAAAGGGAAATGTTTGCCTTGGCTTTATGCTGGCATTTCTTTCACCTCTTTGCTGTGACCAAAAATGGCAGCAAATATTTCCCATTTATTGGAagacataatctccaagcagatcctacagtgttGGTAAGATAATAATAATTCAAAAGCTGGCTGAAGGAGTGTAGcaggcctaggagtgtgcatttCCCACGTTCGGTGGACACACACCTTtggcacactcctaggccagctcatgatactactgtaaatgcatttaagttcgcggggatttaatttcgcggtagcgggaaaagggacttttcgcggtggatttaatttcgcggttacaccatagactgcagcctaataccacaatagaaaaaatttcgcggtggatttaagttcgcggtgaagtggtcaccgcgaaaaccgcgaatattaatccaccgcgaacatttctgcatttacatcttactgtaaataaagaaactttcgcggtggtttaatgttcgcggtggctgctgcacaaacattttccatggcagtaagagacaacagtgcatggtgctaccgtgaacttacaaccaccgtgaaaagtcctttttcctgctggCGCGTAATTGattcccagcgaacttaaatgcacttacagtatcccatcgtaggatctgcttggagattaagtaacACGCTGCATAAGCAAGTTTGCCTACATGTATAGAAATGAAcaggtgacccctgacctctttAAGAACCATGGTCCCTCCCGTTTGCCCTGATTCGCTGACCGGTACCGTGTCCGCAAAGTCGGTCAGCAGAGCCAGCCACTCCAGACCGTCCAGCTTGTTGTTCCTGTCGAAATCGTGCAGTTGGAACAGGTAGAACATGGCTGCAAGGGGGGAGAAAAGGTGAAAAAtcactagaaaggtaacattcaATATATTTGGTGACCAACCCctagctctgtcctgccacttgctacatgaaGTAATCGAATGCCACAGGGTGTCTACCACTAAAGTTTGTTGTTCCTGTCGAAATCTCGCAGTTGGAACAGGTAGAACATGGCTGCAGGGGTGGAAAAGGAGGGAAGAATGGTAGATAATCACTGGTGAGGAAACATTTGCAAGCATACACACAATTTATGCCTTCACGTGGTCTAACATAACCAAGCTCCATGACATAAACTACTTCTCTGTTAGTCTTACTCATTTCGTATAGtacccaacacacacacacgcatgcacacacacacatgcacacacatacacactcaacttatacacacaaacatacacacacatatacatacatacatgcagacacacatgtacacacacacagagtaacacacatacacatgcacatacacacatgtacacacacatgtacacacatgcacagacacacacacacagagtaacacacacacatgcacatacacacatgtacacacacacacacatgcacagacacacaacaCTTTGAAAGCATGTATGGGCACATTTTAGAGGAATGAATGGCAACACCACATACCTTGCCCGTCATCGATGTCATCTATGCCTTCAGGAAGTTTGATGATTCTACTCAGATGTTCCTTAATGTGTCTGCACATCAAGGAGGAATTTTTGTATTAAATGAAACTCTGAAACCAATAGCAAATTCATACACACAGGCACAAACATGGTCACGTGATTAAGGGGATTTAAAGTTTAACTAGAGTCTTTGAACAGGTCTTAACAGTGGACAATAAACAAAGAATTTAAATATAAAGTAGGTCTTGAAATGTTCGCAAACGTTTTATTCTCGAGGCTGTCTCCTGACACtactgcaaatattttcaacCTTGAAGTCAAAGTACCattaaaaaaagagaaattaagtccctgcaaaaataatacGTTAACCTACGGTACCTGATGCCCTCTTCATCCATGTCTAGCCTGTCGAACAGGTGTTTCAGCTGGTGTCTGGGGAGAGACAAAAGAAGAGGACGAGTCAGAAATAGCATTGtataagccctctcacagagatctGAATGCATGTGCGGTGACaagaattctaggtaatatgtcgtCTTGCCCATTGTTTCagtttgcataacaatatcctgacgggttttgttttcttttatgggGACTTTACCCTTGACATGTTACCTATAGCTtaagaattcctgtcgccgcacaagCCTTCTGATCTGTGActgtgagagggcttattgtattgtattgcaaAATAGATCCCCAATTTCTTCCGCAGTGAAAACCAATGATGAATGTATACAAAAAtagtaaaggtaaaggtagtaccATATAGCCTTTTTAAGGGATAgcggcagtgggttgttatccactgtgtcttaaAAATAAGGGCACGATATTGAAatgcagagcccatccctctccttctactgCCAACCTTCCCAACCAAAGCCAGGTGacattttttacacctggatggagtgaggaaggtcctgtaaagtgccttttccaacgGCATAAGATTGGTAGCACGACAGGGGATTCAAGCCCAGGATCTTtgagttctgggccaaacagTCTACatgacaaccccccccccccgccccaaaTCGCTGTAttgttacaaagaaaaacatACTGTTAATGTTATTATAAGTTAAAAACACTTGTCAAACGTACTTTCAGCACAGTTTTTTGCCTGGGGCACCTGTAAATTAGGTCAAGTAATTAAGTGTGATTTTACTGGTAAAACAACAGAGATAAAATCAAAACTTATTCTTCAATTGTTAGCTCTCCTTGACTGATCTGCCCACTGTCTTGACTTCTAAGTCTTCTAAGAAAGCCTATGGAAACACAACGTTCAAGTCTTAGCGTAAACATAGCAACTATCCGTCTACGTAGCGGCTTACGTTTCTTCGTCTGCGTGAGTTTCGTGAAATTCCGCCGAGTCGTCTGTGGCTGCTGCATGTTGCTCGTGACATCTTACCCCTATAAATAACGCGAATGTTGCGGTGAATATTAAAACATACAGTCTTTTCAAGGCCAACATTGTGCAAGACTCCAGACAACTcgtgttgtctgtgtgtgttcgCTCTCAccaaacccggaagtgaagTGTCGAGCCAAACTTCAAAACTTACCACTGAGTACAGCCAACCAACAACAAAAACCACCTGCTTGTATTGTCACACAAATCATTATCAATTAAGAGTTTTGCCACTTTGTAAATGTCATTTGTATTTAATCATACACAAATTCATTGAATGCATTAGTGATTTCCGATTCTGGGTTCTAATTTGTTAATATGCGTACATTGTCATGCTATCTGAAAGTTTGCCCGCAATGCCATCTTGATTCAactttattgatgacatcaacGCGCGCGTCAATTTTCGTTTAAAAAAAGATTCGATCATACTTTAATTCGTAGACACTGCATAATGAACAAAGCCATGTCGTGAATTGAAAACAATATTGGAAAATGGATAGTAATGCCGTGAAATGCAATAATCAAAGTCAAAGCAGATAACATAAACCATCATCATCCGGGcctgctggttgcacggatggacattACAACATTATAAAAGAACAAAGATGCAGAATATGGTGTTCGTTCAGAATATATAACACAAATATGATATAAGACTCATACTCTTTGTGATAAGTTATTTGTTTAACATTCCtcgccacttagatttcataataaagacatcctttttttgccaaaccttTTTTTATAAGTTTTGCGGTTGCAAACGATGTCATCCatgcaatcaaatcaacatggctaaTGTTTAACAGGTGCAGGTTAGTTAGGTAATGATTTGTTTACCGTTGACAAACATTGAGGGACGCACATGTCGTACTCGTGATTATTCCACACCCTATAACGGCAAAGTGCTGGTTCAATCTAGCTTCATTTGTGCAAGGAGCTGTTCGAATGAGGTTGTGACTAGTTTTCGAGGTCTTCAGCGTCCAAAAAAGGCTTCCAAACTAGGATCTGGTTGTTacaaggaggagaagaagagtGTTAAGGACTTACTGACTGTTTAAGGATTGCGTTACCCACCATTTGATCCCAACATGGCGACCAAAAGTGTAAGTTTCGTCCTAGTTCTGTGCGCTTGCGCACAGCTTTCTCTGACTTTGACCTTCAAGCAGGTCGCTGTCATGGACGTAAGGTCACCTGCGTTCCTGGGTCTCCTACCGAACGTGACGTCATCGGGAGTTACCAAGTACGATCTCCTGATTAGCACGTTCAGCGGTATTCCCTTCACTCAAGACTACGTCTGGGGGGTCCCCGATGTGGGCAGCCGGCTTGAGAAGCCCGGGAGTTGGACCCCCGAAGTCATCACCAACCAACTACACTGGCCGAATGAGATTGAACCCGTACCCGGTACGTAACGTCACTTACGTATATATACTTAGAATATGCATGTCATACGTATTAAATAAATAATGCTTAATACGTATACCAAGACCACTACAACGTTCGATATGTGCGTTTTGGGCCGGGTTATCACAAGGGGTTCTATCGTTATCGATATATTATCACATGGGCTTCTATCAAATAATTCGGACGCACTCTGAGTGCATAGTTGTCAGTGAACCCATTCCCGATGCGTTAAGTCATAAATGTCATACTTGGGCCATTACTTACAACATtcaggtgttccggaccaagTTATCACTTCGAGCGCGACGCACGCTGTCGATGATCCAGATActattgttacaatcttttaaatttgtttgaGGACAAACTTTATGTGGCTTGTTACAGAAAATTCTGCCCGTGTTCAGAAGTCTCTGTTAGAGTTAGAGGCCAGGGACTTTCCTTTTCCggcatgatatttttttttctgaattttcaGTTGACGTGTTTGGCAAGGGTGGTGTAGTCAGTGTTGCCGGTGGATTTTTCCTGCCCACGAAAACCGACGGTGGTTTATTCCTCATTGACGGATGGCCCGGAAAAGCAGGTGGGTTCATCTATGTCAATGACAATTCTTTTTGACAGAACACAATACAATCAATAGACGTACACTGATTTGTGTTGGGGGCTTGCAGGTACTGTTTTTGGcaagtttgtctgtttgtctttctgtcgactctgtctctctctgtccctctctgtctgtctctctgactctctctctctctctgtgtgtctctctctgtctctctctccctctctctgtgtgtaatatgggcctcctggcgactttcCTTAGCGCTGCAGCAGAGCGTCCGTTTTCCTTCTCCTATCTTTCGTCATCGGCATGCTATGGCCTTGTTGCTCTAGAGAGCTCAATACGTCTTGATAAAAACTATATTCTTTAAGATGACCCATACTGCAGATTTTTACACTGACCTGATTTTACGGCATAACACGTGAGTCTTTAGTGTCCTGGGACCGGTTTACGTACATAGGGTTTGCTCACAACTGATTAGCGAATCACAAAAGGGTAAAAGGTCGCTGGGAAAGAGAGATAAATCTTGGCCACAGTATAGTGCCACGTGCCGTGATGTAAGAACTTACGCAACGTTATGACAAAAGTCCAGCGGTCATCAAAATTTGCGACATGAAGTTCTTAAAATAAACGTGTTTATACATACAGGCCTCAGCCGTCAGGGTTGTGATcactttgggggggggggcattgtaTATAAGCCTTCTAGGCTTCTTGCCTTCTTCTGTACGTGCTTTTGTTTGCCtctcatatcatatcatatccgtatcatatcatatcatttttccGTTCAAATCAAATTGGCAGTTCTTATACAATTACACTGAATTGTGTGACTAACATTCCGACAATTAATAATGATACATTGCATTGCACTTAAAATTGAAAGTTCAAAATGTATAGACTAGTTTAA
The sequence above is drawn from the Branchiostoma floridae strain S238N-H82 chromosome 17, Bfl_VNyyK, whole genome shotgun sequence genome and encodes:
- the LOC118404727 gene encoding uncharacterized protein LOC118404727 isoform X1; protein product: MMATVEPDQAEAPPCGEYVFCSGGQFRLMEIRDAASAKAKKKWDSAPAILHEGEGNDCPGDIIMDISKDNLPKEIRRAKRRWLSDQKLSGEHKDLHYGIEECLEFPFTAKVWLPDDTTVKAKVTGFIEGEDGSKRPGTGIGFKVTYLDQELLVPTDAFVDELADPDQLDDDWMHSGEAVPAKVFAVLREFYDGAIFTNIRSFGDIWCDLRYDVGDEGFKKEKRKVTAAMKKDYISNPPKIKKIKSFPKVDTSERLWNVHSSAYPLMQMSLAFHTYLASLGQFPFEVKLKYGGGIVTTTGMVPYKANKYFQESRGVYVTIDLPSASGEPPSKKSKNCITKHVAMSVHGVEACDSTPDPVKRYLEDIDTLMGYQGLCVDKWRFEQCRLLPKDMYSGGWRY
- the LOC118404727 gene encoding uncharacterized protein LOC118404727 isoform X2, whose protein sequence is MMATVEPDQAEAPPCGEYVFCSGGQFRLMEIRDAASAKAKKKWDSAPAILHEGEGNDCPGDIIMDISKDNLPKEIRRAKRRWLSDQKLSGEHKDLHYGIEECLEFPFTAKVWLPDDTTVKAKVTGFIEGEDGSKRPGTGIGFKVTYLDQELLVPTDAFVDELADPDQLDDDWMHSGEAVPAKVFAVLREFYDGAIFTNIRSFGDIWCDLRYDVGDEGFKKEKRKVTAAMKKDYISNPPKIKKIKSFPKVDTSERLWNVHSSAYPLMQMSLAFHTYLASLGQFPFEVKLKYGGGIVTTTGMVPYKANKYFQESRGVYVTIDLPSASGEPPSKKSKNCITKHVAMSVHGVEACDSTPDPVKRYLEDIDTLMGYQGLCVDKWRFEQCRLLPKDMYSGGWRY
- the LOC118404728 gene encoding multiple coagulation factor deficiency protein 2 homolog isoform X2; this translates as MLALKRLYVLIFTATFALFIGVRCHEQHAAATDDSAEFHETHADEETHQLKHLFDRLDMDEEGIRHIKEHLSRIIKLPEGIDDIDDGQAMFYLFQLHDFDRNNKLDGLEWLALLTDFADTVPVSESGQTGGTMVLKEAEGLVDKLLTEHDLDQDGYIDFAEMSVVDKGPDTVWTRVGSVDPETL
- the LOC118404728 gene encoding multiple coagulation factor deficiency protein 2 homolog isoform X1, producing MLALKRLYVLIFTATFALFIGVRCHEQHAAATDDSAEFHETHADEETHQLKHLFDRLDMDEEGIRHIKEHLSRIIKLPEGIDDIDDGQAMFYLFQLHDFDRNNKLDGLEWLALLTDFADTVPVSESGQTGGTMVLKEAEGLVDKLLTEHDLDQDGYIDFAEMSVVDKGPDTVWTRVGSVDPETL